Proteins from a genomic interval of Nitrospinota bacterium:
- the rplQ gene encoding 50S ribosomal protein L17: protein MRHLVQKKHFGRTTSHRTAMFRNMVTSLLEFEKITTTLPKAKELRRVAERMVTLGKRGTLTSKRSALGVIRSRAVVAKLFDKLAERYKDRPGGYTRIMKLGHRAGDAAQMAIVELVDRDPSALPKKRTRKAPEAQQAAK, encoded by the coding sequence ATGCGGCATTTGGTACAGAAGAAGCATTTCGGCAGGACGACAAGCCACAGGACCGCCATGTTCAGGAACATGGTGACGTCGCTGTTGGAGTTTGAAAAGATCACCACCACCCTTCCGAAGGCAAAAGAGCTTCGGCGGGTGGCCGAGAGGATGGTGACGCTGGGCAAAAGAGGCACCCTGACCAGCAAGCGCAGCGCACTTGGCGTTATCAGGAGCCGCGCCGTGGTGGCGAAGCTTTTCGACAAGCTCGCGGAGCGCTACAAGGACAGGCCCGGCGGCTACACACGGATCATGAAGCTTGGCCACAGGGCCGGCGACGCGGCACAGATGGCTATTGTTGAGCTTGTGGACCGCGACCCTTCGGCGTTGCCCAAGAAGAGGACCCGCAAGGCCCCCGAGGCCCAGCAGGCCGCGAAATAA
- the lpxK gene encoding tetraacyldisaccharide 4'-kinase, which yields MSSGVSRIRRRVEDVMRGLEPAGSLLVPLVIARAVYGSLVWLRNWLYDSGILVQRKAPLKVMSVGNLTIGGSGKTPFVELLARKLSNRRIGILSRGYGSQNKEPVSVVSDGEKLSAPPPLSADEPYMMAKNLPGVPVVCAPKRIDGAVMMAERFGLEGVILDDGFQHRAIHRDLDILLINSDNPFGDGRLFPTGILREPVDQARRAGLIVITGAGNGTENIIREIRRHNHTAPVIRASGSITGFSDIKGVERDVRGLKTLLFCGVAGPKLFLRSVEESGATVLRAMTFADHHNYTDSQIGEISAEAASCGAQAIVTTEKDMARLAGREKMFGGQLLSARYKMRITDGENILDEELDRVFGK from the coding sequence CGTGATGCGTGGGCTTGAACCGGCTGGATCGCTGCTGGTTCCCCTTGTCATCGCCCGGGCTGTTTACGGTTCCTTGGTGTGGCTTCGCAATTGGCTTTACGACAGCGGAATTCTCGTCCAGAGGAAAGCCCCCCTTAAAGTGATGAGCGTGGGCAACCTCACAATCGGCGGGTCGGGAAAGACCCCCTTCGTGGAACTTCTCGCCCGCAAGCTTTCTAACCGGCGGATCGGAATCCTTTCCCGAGGATATGGATCGCAAAACAAGGAGCCTGTGAGCGTGGTGTCCGACGGGGAAAAACTCTCCGCCCCCCCTCCCCTTTCCGCCGACGAGCCTTACATGATGGCGAAAAATCTGCCAGGCGTCCCTGTGGTCTGCGCGCCCAAGAGGATAGACGGCGCGGTGATGATGGCGGAGCGGTTCGGGCTTGAAGGGGTGATACTCGACGACGGATTCCAGCATCGCGCAATCCACCGCGACCTGGACATCCTTCTGATCAACTCCGATAATCCGTTCGGAGACGGCAGACTTTTTCCCACGGGAATATTGCGCGAGCCGGTGGATCAGGCCAGACGCGCCGGCCTGATCGTCATTACAGGAGCCGGGAACGGGACGGAAAACATCATCCGGGAAATCAGGCGCCACAACCACACGGCGCCGGTGATAAGGGCAAGCGGATCCATAACCGGTTTTTCGGATATTAAAGGGGTGGAGCGCGATGTGCGCGGGCTTAAAACGCTGCTGTTCTGCGGCGTGGCCGGGCCTAAATTGTTTTTGCGGTCCGTGGAAGAGTCCGGGGCTACGGTTTTGAGGGCAATGACCTTCGCCGACCATCACAACTATACGGACAGCCAGATCGGGGAGATAAGCGCCGAGGCCGCCTCTTGCGGGGCGCAGGCCATAGTCACCACCGAAAAGGACATGGCGCGCCTTGCCGGGCGTGAAAAGATGTTCGGCGGCCAGCTGCTATCGGCACGCTACAAGATGCGGATCACGGATGGAGAGAATATCCTGGACGAGGAGCTGGACAGGGTTTTCGGAAAGTGA